The Acidobacteriota bacterium genome segment GGAACTCGCCAGCCTGACAGAGCCGGGTCGTGTTCGGGTATCCCCGCAGCAAAACGATCTGGCAGATGAGCCATCAACCAATCATTGGCGGTGATTCGGGCCTCAAGCACAGTTCTGATCAATTCCACTTTAATCCTTTGAGCTGTTGCAGGTTCAAGTTCCCGCCGCTCAGCACGCACACGACCTTTGAACCGCGAGGCGCTTTGACCAGGCCCTTCAAGACGGCGGCCACCGATGCGGCAGCAGCGCCTTCGACTACCAGCTTGCAGTGCGACATGATCCAGATCAGCGCTTCGAATATCTCTGAATCGGGTAGAGCGACCACTTCATCAACAAACTGGCGAACTGCGTCGAACGTGTGCTCGCCGACTCGCTTCACCTTTAGCCCGTCGATGACGCAGTCAACCGTGTCGAGCGTTACCAGATGGCCTTGCTCGACGCTCAACTTCATAGCCGGCGCCCCGGACGATTCCACGCCGACGATCTTTATTTGTGGGTTCAACCCCTTGAGCGCCATCGAGACGCCGGAGATCAACCCGCCTCCGCCGATTGGAACAACTACTACTTCGGCTTCGGGGAAGTCTTCGTATATTTCCAACCCGAGAGTCCCTTGCCCGGCTATCAAGTGTGGATCGTCGAACGGATGGATGTAGGTAAGACCGCGTTCTTCGCAGAGCTGCTTTGCCTTTTCGTTTGCCTCATCCCAAATCATCCCGTGTAACACGACCTCGGCGCCGTAAGCACGAGTCGCTTCGATCTTGGAAGGCGTCGCGTTCTCAGCCATCACGACGACCGCGCGCATGCCGTTCAGCTTCGCGGCGAGCGCGACACCTTGAGCGTGATTGCCGGCCGATGAACAGATCACCCCTCGGCGCCGCTCGTCGTCAGAGAGGTGCGCGAACTTGTTGAGCGGCCCGCGGATCTTATAGGAACCGGTTCGCTGAAAGATCTCGGCTTTGAGGCGAATATCGAAACCGGTTTGTTCGCTCAACAATCGCGACGTCAGAAGGGGAGTGTGATAGACGTGAGGCGCCACTCGGGCCTTTGCTTCCTGGAAGACCTGCGGAGATAGATTGATCATGGTTTGTGATTCTCAACTTATGAGTCTGTCGCAGATGGGCCGCGCGCGACGGGCTGATTATCTACAAGCCCGAACGTCATTGCAAACAAGGGAGCGGGCAAGGTCGAGTGTTGTTGCGCTGTCGGTGCTGTGCTAAATTCACCGTTGATAATGTGCATCAGGGAGCGCGACTAATGAAATCGCAGAGACGAAAAGAGATGGGCGAATACGTCGTTGCCGATCCTGAGATTTGTCATGGACAGCTCACGATCAGGGGAACGCGCATACTTGTCAAGGACTTACTCTACTATGTCGCCGATGGAAAAGACTGGGACTGGATTTGTTCCGCCTTCGACCGAAAGGTCAGCCGCGAAGCGATCGCCGAAGCTGTGCGTTTGGCGGGCGACGCGCTGGTTGGTAGAACTCCCAAGCGAAGGACTGACAAACGGCAGCGTGCTGCGTGAACATCCTTGATGAGAACATTGATGCCGTCGCGCGCGAGCACCTCCGTTCGTTGAAGGTTCACTTTAGACATATCGGCAGCGACATCGGGCGGTCGGGAATGAAAGACCTGAACGATGTGATCCCACTGCTGCACAATCTTAGAAACCCAACGTTCTTCACGCGTGATAAGGATTTCTACTCACGCTCTTTGGTTCACGCCCGATACTGCTTGATTCATCTGGATGTTCCACCCAAAGAGTCGGCAGAGTATATTGTCCGATTGTTGCGGCACAAGGAATTCCGAAAGAAAGTTGACAGAATCGGCAAAGTCATTCGCCTTAGCCCGAAGCGGCTGAGTTACCTGGATGTGAAATCTGCGAAGGAGCGCCACCTGGCTTGGTGAGATGATTTGCTGAGCCGATACATACAACCAAGGAAGTGGACCAGTGAACTACATCGATCTGCGAAGCGACACGGTTACGAAGCCAACCGATGAAATGCGAGAAGCAATGGCCCGTGCCGAGGTTGGCGATGATGTCTACGGCGAAGACCCGACAGCCCGCCGACTGCAAGAACGCGCCGCCGAGATTGTTGGCAAGGAAGCTTCTCTGTTCGTGCCCTCGGGCACCATGGGCAATCAGATCTCGGTGAGACTTCACACCCAACCCGGCCAGGAAGTCATCGTCGAAGAGCGAAGTCACATGTTCAACATGGAGATGGCGGGAATGGCGGTTATCAGCGGCGTCCTTGCACACCCCGTTCGATGTCCGGATGGAATGATGGACTGGGAGTCTATAGAAGCCGCCATTCGGCCTCGCAGCTCTTACTTCGCGCAGACCGGCCTTGTTGCAGTCGAGAACACCCAGAACCTCGCCGGCGGCACTGTTATGTCGTTCGAGCGGATGCAAGAGATCGCCGAGCGCGCTCACGGGTTGGGCCTGCCTGTTCATCTGGATGGAGCGCGCATCTTCAATGCCGCAATAGTCCTCAAGCGCGGCGTCGCCGAGATCGCTGCGTTGTTTGACTCGGTGATGTTCTGCTTATCGAAGGGGCTCGGCGCGCCGGTTGGCTCGATGATCGCAGGCTCGCGCGAATTCATCGATCGGGCCGTGCCGGTTCGCAGAATGCTAGGCGGAGGTATGCGGCAAGCTGGCGTGCTGGCGGCCGCGGGATTGGTTGCGCTCGAGAAGATGACTGCGCGGCTCGAAGAGGACCACGCGAACGCACAGTTGTTGGCGAGAGGGCTTGCCGAGAATCACGGCGTTAGGATTGACCTCGATAGAGTGCAAACGAACATCCTGGTCTTTGACATAGCCGGCACGGGACAGACGACGGCGGAATTCTCCGCGAAGCTCAAGCAGCGCGGCGTGCTAGCTAACGGGATCAACGCGCGCGAGATGCGCATGGTGACGCACAAAGACGTTTCGCAGCGCGACTGCGAGACGGCTCTGGGAGCCATTCGTGAGGCGCTGCGAGAAAAGAACACGGATCATGCGGATTCGACGGGTTCACACTGAATTGATCCGTATTAATCCGCCGCATCCGTATGATCCGTGGTCTATTCTTGGCGATAACCAATGGATAAACTAGTCATTGCCATCGACGGACCTTCAGGCTCGGGTAAGAGCACCGTTGGCAAAGCCATCGCGCGCCAACGGGGTTATCTGTACATCGACTCGGGCGCCGTCTATCGAGCCGTAGGCTACAAAGCACTTTTAACAAATACATCACTCGAAGACGCGTCCGCGGTTGCGCGGCTCGCTCGAGACTCGAACGTCAAGCTCGAAGGCGACCCCGACCACCTGCGAGTCTTTCTCGACGGCCGCAACGTGACCGCGGAGATCCGTCTCCCCGAAGCGAGCCACGCTTCATCCGTCGTCGCAACCATCCCTGAAGTGCGAGATGCCGTCGTCGAGAAGCTTAGACAGATGTCGAAGGTGGGCGGCGTCGTGATGGATGGGCGCGACATCGGCACAAAGGTGTTCCCGGATGCTCAGGTGAAAATATTCCTCGATGCCTCGCTCGAACGGCGGGCGCGC includes the following:
- the ilvA gene encoding threonine ammonia-lyase, with protein sequence MINLSPQVFQEAKARVAPHVYHTPLLTSRLLSEQTGFDIRLKAEIFQRTGSYKIRGPLNKFAHLSDDERRRGVICSSAGNHAQGVALAAKLNGMRAVVVMAENATPSKIEATRAYGAEVVLHGMIWDEANEKAKQLCEERGLTYIHPFDDPHLIAGQGTLGLEIYEDFPEAEVVVVPIGGGGLISGVSMALKGLNPQIKIVGVESSGAPAMKLSVEQGHLVTLDTVDCVIDGLKVKRVGEHTFDAVRQFVDEVVALPDSEIFEALIWIMSHCKLVVEGAAAASVAAVLKGLVKAPRGSKVVCVLSGGNLNLQQLKGLKWN
- the cmk gene encoding (d)CMP kinase — its product is MDKLVIAIDGPSGSGKSTVGKAIARQRGYLYIDSGAVYRAVGYKALLTNTSLEDASAVARLARDSNVKLEGDPDHLRVFLDGRNVTAEIRLPEASHASSVVATIPEVRDAVVEKLRQMSKVGGVVMDGRDIGTKVFPDAQVKIFLDASLERRARRRCDEERAGGRDVTVEQIRAELEERDQRDRERAATPLVKADDAVFIDTSSLTLDRVIERVLEIVRTRS
- a CDS encoding DUF433 domain-containing protein, with protein sequence MKSQRRKEMGEYVVADPEICHGQLTIRGTRILVKDLLYYVADGKDWDWICSAFDRKVSREAIAEAVRLAGDALVGRTPKRRTDKRQRAA
- a CDS encoding GntG family PLP-dependent aldolase, which codes for MNYIDLRSDTVTKPTDEMREAMARAEVGDDVYGEDPTARRLQERAAEIVGKEASLFVPSGTMGNQISVRLHTQPGQEVIVEERSHMFNMEMAGMAVISGVLAHPVRCPDGMMDWESIEAAIRPRSSYFAQTGLVAVENTQNLAGGTVMSFERMQEIAERAHGLGLPVHLDGARIFNAAIVLKRGVAEIAALFDSVMFCLSKGLGAPVGSMIAGSREFIDRAVPVRRMLGGGMRQAGVLAAAGLVALEKMTARLEEDHANAQLLARGLAENHGVRIDLDRVQTNILVFDIAGTGQTTAEFSAKLKQRGVLANGINAREMRMVTHKDVSQRDCETALGAIREALREKNTDHADSTGSH